Part of the Dromaius novaehollandiae isolate bDroNov1 unplaced genomic scaffold, bDroNov1.hap1 HAP1_SCAFFOLD_30, whole genome shotgun sequence genome, ACGGAAATATGCGCGGGAATAGCCGATATTCGATATACTAcgtatttttttaaggtttatcACCCGGAAGATAGCTTTACAACCTCTGTTTCCTCACGGGTGATGGTTGCGCCCGGCTGCTTCGTGGCTTTTCAAGCAGGCTGCGCCTTCTCCGCCTTTTCCTGCGCCCGAAAGCGCGGAAGGCCCCCGACGGCGTCCCAGGAGCCGGGCTGGCGCCTCAGCGGCCGGGAGGGAGGCCCCCAGGATGGCGATGCTGGCGGAGCGTGAGTGGCttctcggggctccccgggggAGGAACCGCTTGCTGGGGGGTGATTCCACCTGCAGCGGGGGGTGATGGCGGGAATGGCGAGGAGAAGGAGCCGTTATCCCTGCGGGGAGGGTGCCGGTCTGGGCGCTACCGCTGTAGCGGGGAGCGGGGGTCGCCTcagggctgccccgcgccgccctccgccagGCCTGGGCGCTGGGCGGCTGCCCTGAGGCCGGGGGGTTGGGGCCAGGGCGAAATTCCGctgtgggggaaggagagagcaggagataAAGGGTTTTAGGCGGCTGCTTCGGTAAAGGCACCAGCCTGCGTAGCTCTAAGTGCAGTAGATCTCCTGGGCTCACTGGGAGAACTCATGTCTAAGGCTGAGCCATTTCTCGTAAGCCTTTCGCACAAGGGTGTTGCTGAATGGAGCATTCGTGAAGGTTTTCTATGTTGTTACGAGCCACCTGGGTaatttctccccccctccccccgacactGGAATCAAAAAGGGCTTTGCTCTTACCTCTGAGATGCTGGAAGGCTTGGGCTCCCTATATCTAACAGCATCGATTAAAGCCTTGGGGTGAATATCCCAGTCGATAACTTTTCTTTGGGTGAAGTTCATCTATGCAGGATACAGAACTCTCTTGGGGTTGGcctgaggtgggtttttttttttttttttttttccacagaaacaaaGTTTTTGTTACCTTGTCTTCCAAATTCAAGAAGCGTTTCTGTAAAGTAGCCTTCTCTAGTAAATGTAAATCTGTGTGCAAACCTCTCAATTACGCACGCACAATATTTCGTCTTGTTAATGGAGAGTGCCAATGCAACAAGAAACTTTTCTAGTAATAGTTACAGACTACTGCGTAGTTACAGAATACTGCATTCATGTAGGTTTTTATGTAACAGCTCTGGTATACTTGTGTGTGGTTGTTGTTAACGTTCTTAGCTGATATTGGTAAGATTAACTGTTGTCAAGATACCCTGAAAATCATAACAGAAGGTCTAATAAATTTGTTTCCTTAACTGTAGGAAAGATGGACATAAGCGTACTGGCTAAACAGAAAATCTGGTTTCCATTGGGAGATATAGATCTGAATTGTTGAAAATTGCTTTTATGCATGTACCTTTCTGATTATTTCAGATGTCAACTTTGTTGGTACCATTTttgagaatttcttctttttttaatttgatactGCAAGTTTCAGTATTGTAATGCTACGTTAATGCTTCTGGATatagtgaaaaataaacaaacaaacaaaccctttgGAAATCGGttgtcttaaaaacaaatctaacTACTGAAAGCCACCTTTCCAGAATTGTACGTTTTTGTTCATCACCTGCAAATTCAGTAAGGCCGTGTAATACACTTGTATTCTTGTTTGCAATTCTGCATCAAGTTCACATGCTCCTACTAATCCCAACAGAGAGTTGGGGAGAGGGGTTAATTGGTTTTACTACAACTGTGAAAGCACATGCATATCAGGAACCTAAAATAACAGTTTATGTAGTTTGAGTTTAAAAACATATCAGTAGCAGAAATGGGCAAAaggttagcttttatttttcacttatttttaactcagagtttttaataaactttgaTAATTAACTGTCTGTCTTAGTGGTGCTccttttggagggaaaaaactATATGGATGGGTTTCCTAGCTTGGAATAAAAAACATTCCTGTCTGTggactgtatctttttcttttccggATCACTGAAGGCAAATTCAGCCTATTTATTACTGTCCTTGTTATCACTAGATGTAGGCCCACAGCTCTGGTTTGGATGGGAACCCATAATCTTGCATGCTATAGAGACATGGGCAAAGTTAGAAGTTGGGTACTGGGTCAGAAGGATTTGTGAATGCAAACATAGAATTTGGTCATTTGGGGAAATGAACTGGGTGAGTCAGAGctcttgaatgcctcctagcttACTTTCAGAAAATTATAGTTTAATTCCATGTCTGGTGCACATATTTGTTTGGGCAAAACAGTTTAGTAATTGATCTCTTCCAAATAGTGGGGCTTCTGGGTTAAGGGAGTATCTAAAGAAATGACACTTTTCTCCACTGGATGGTGCTACTTGCCCAGAATTTCATTAATATCTCTAGCATTTTCTAAGAGCAGCCCAGAACGTTGGTGTTAACTTCAGAGCTGAACTTTTTAGCTGGAAGAGAGTAGATTTTTAAAAGACCTCTGTGAGCAAACATCTCTGACAAATTGTAGGCTAAATAccttttttatcatttgtttggAGAGGGTAGATGATTTTATGATTGCTATATGTGACATGAAAGTGTTCCTGATTCTTCTTAAGTACTTTTGATCAATATAAGCAACTTCCTGTAGTTTCCTGCAACTAGCTTATGCTATTTGAAAATAAGACTGTGTTAACATGACAGAAATGTGAGGATTAATCCCCTTACAGTAGTTACAAGGTTTGAAGTACATGGATTAAAAGTGCTGGGAAGAGGAAGGTCTCTTAAAATTTCAAGCTTAAGAAATCTTTGCATTAAGTCTCCTCGTGTTTTGTTATCAGGGTTCTCCTGGGAGTAAAATGTCTTGGGGCTTGTCTACAGAGAGATATTCtggaaaattaatcaaaattaacttttaaagtgGATCAGTTGAGCTTCATCAAACAATTCAGTctggaaattaatttaaattcacaCGTTCAGTTGGCATGGATTACTTCTACTGCGCAGACAAATCCTTAGATACACACTGTACTTTACAAATGTGTGAATTGCATTGACTTTAATTTCTTGGGATTTGCAACCTCGCCACTTGGGGAACTAGTTACAGAGAGCAAAATAGTAGGTGAGCATACTGAGTATGGTGTTAtagatagattaaaaaataaaattgagcaaGTTGGTTTTAGTGGCTCAGTGAAGGAGGGCTGTTGCTAATTGAGGGATTTTAAACAAAGGGAATAATTAGAAAATATGATTGAAAGgaaggctgctgctcagctggggaGCCTAACCTTCTCTATGAAATTGGTTCTTTTTATTAATCTTAATGTCTGTTTCACGCTTAGCTACTAAAGGAAGCAATGGCCAAGATTTTCCCAGTTTTGGTAGGCCTTAACTTTTACTGCCCAGCTTGATTGATATCTTTTTAATTCATTCCCCCTATCAGCCCTCTGAAACCTGGGTCCCTAGAAATTGTCTGTATCTTGGGTGAAGGAAGATGATAAAGCATGTGAAATTGATTGCCCCAAATTCCTAGCTGACTGTCTCAAACACAGTAAATGAGTGAAGTGAGCCACCTAGCCAGGCGTTCTGTTCGCAGTGGAGCGGTTGGGAAGCCTAATCTGCTTGGGCCCGTGTAAAAATCGCAGTCCACAGTAGCACTTTACCACATTGTGTTACTAGCACAGGGTTTGTAGTGGATGTTTGTTTCTCTGAAGGCTGCCTGATGGAAATAGGTCAATCATTTGCCTATAGAGAAGTGGACCGAACGAGTGTTGTGTGGATTTCTGTCACAGCACTGAGTCACTTATACTGTAAAATCTTTTTAACAGACTGTTTGGTGTTTTACGAAATTCTTTGTCagacttctgctttttaagggACTGCCTTATGTAGCCTATTTTGAGCTTCGAAgcttcaaaaaatgtttaaaaaaaccaaccaccaTCACACTTTCTGGTAGCAttagtttttatttaagaaagaacCAAGATGaggctaaaaataaattgaacttCGCTGTGATATTCTCTCCCTCTGGCCCAGATTGTGAGTACTGCATTTTAGGGAAAGATGATTTCCTGATTATTATGAAAATGTCTCGGTGGACATGGGTTCCTACTGACTTTTTATGGCCTTGAGTTAATCGGTCATAATGATTCTCCATTTCCCATCTTGTTTAACGAAGTTTGTAATCTTCCTGTCTCCCattcttttcatcttgttttattaCAGTTCTCTTCCTGCATATGTTTAGGTGCACACTTAATGTGACTGGTTAACTGTAGTAACTTTTCTTCCTCgatttcagtgaagttattcGTAGTGATAAAGGCAAACATATGTATTTGGGCATGGGGCATTGTAGTTATTCAGTAGTAGATTTAGAACAGAAGAACCCAGATCCTGAAGATCTCTGACACCTGCAGTAATTTCTATTGACTTTTGCAGGGTTTCTGAATAAGCCATTTTGTGGCAAATCCAAAATCTGAAATTCGGTAGATTTCTGCTCTGTCATTCCATATGAGTGATTAGGTTTTATTTGGGGTTTGGCTTTTTGTTATGAAGGCAGATACTAGATCTCCTGTATTCTCGATAAGAGGAAGGATGGACAGTAGACATTTGTCAGAGCTAGGAAAACCAGCTTTGACATCTCTTCTATAGATCACCTGTTGAAgccaaatgtaaaataaagttcAAACAGAACTTAGGCCTGCACTTTTAAATGACAATTCTTAAAGCCTTTGCTAAAGTGCAGCCCGTCCCCAGGGTTTGACCAATTCCATAGCTATCTTGCTGTGGCATTATTCACattaatagtaatatttttcACTGGACTTCTTTGCAATCTATAATTTGGtaaaaataacccccccaaaAACATGTTTGGTCTGGCATAAGTTCTGTTTTTTGGAATGAAGGACTTCTCTTGAATtgattagaaataaataatatgcaCACTGTAAGCACAATATAAACGGAGCCTGACTTTTCCTTCTTGCTGTAGCCCGTAGAAGGCAGAAGTGGTCTGTGGATCCACGAAACAGTGCTTGGAGTAAAGATGAATCTAAATTTGGCCAGAAGATGCTGGAAAAGATGGGCTGGTCCAAAGGAAAGGTATGACTTAAAGGAGAATTGTCTAGCTGAAAGGTTGTCTCTAAACTTTTCTTGAACTAAAAACGCTGAGAAGAGGAGAGATCTGGGTGGAAGACTTGCTGGTGACTCTCGGTCCCAGCGTTTAAACAGCCGTCTtctttttatgtaatttattCTTGAAGTCTGATGAGAATGCAGAGAAAACTTGAGCAATGTTAAATTTTTAGGTTTTTTACACAGGTACTCACTAACTTCtggctttcttcctttccattccCCACTCCCCTCCCAAACAAGATAATGTCCCCCAGTAAAAACAGGAGCATGGATGTAAAATCAGATAAGTATTAGAGAAGACTTTATGTTGCCTTTATCCCCTCAGTTCTCTCCATGGCCTTTTATATTGTTTAAAAGAACTCCAGGATCTGCTTTAATCTTTCACCTATTTTTGAAAGGTTACTTCTGATGTGTTCCCTGAATGACTGAAATGTAGTGTGTGAGCTGTATTCCTTTCAGCTTCCAGCCTATCCCTGTGCGGTAAGGGGGTGAGGTGACTGGCTTTGGTGCTAAGAATAACTCTCTAGGTCAATGCAGACATCTCAGCTCTCCCTTAAAAGCACTTTAACTTCCACAAAGGTGTCTCAGCAAAGCGGGGAGTTGGGCTTGCGTGTCAGCGTGTTTTCAAGTCTTGCGTCACTAATGAAACGCACAAAGAAAATCCACAATATATCTTTAACTGTTCTCCTTcaactcctctccctgccccttttaaaaggaataaaattaggACTGTTTTCAACTCTGAATAAATTAAAACTTACAGTGCCAAAAATAAGCCTGCTCTTGGATTGTAGCCTACTCTTGCCTCAGAAAACTGGCTTCTATTTAGTACATAAAAAATCTTCTGCCTgcctttaatttcaaaaataaccaGTGGTACCTGATTCAAAGGCTGCTGAAATCAAGGAACTGGCATTGGTTTCTCTAGGCTTTAGAACAAACTGTTGCAGTATGTGACTGAGAACTGTCTGGCTATGTAAAGGTGCATGCATGTTTGCTTTGTATGTAAGATGAAAATAGATGTATAACCCAGAGtagaaaaaatgctgttaaatattctgtttatatCTTAGGCAGCCAGCTCATCTCAGCGTAGATAATGCCTTTGCCGTTACGAACACTGTGTCAGGGTGTGGAAGGAAGGCCCTGTGTTGCTTTGTGTCTGTCATCTCCCCTCATCTTCCTCACAGTAATTTTCCTGGCTTAGGCTGCAGGGTCTTCCTTTACAACAGctacagctgtgctggaaggttTTATATCCCCATTTCATTATAAACTCAGACAAAGGCTTtgtcttccccccgccccaaatcATATAGATAAAAAGGATAATACCAGACCCAAAGATTGCTTCCAAGATGCGAATGCTTAGGGTTTTTAGAACAGACAAAACCAACATTTGTTTGCCCCCATCTCTTTACTAAGTTACGGATGTGAATGCTATAGAGGATGTTTTTAAGGCTCTGTTAGCTGCATTCTGATCCtttctctgccccccaccccaacatACCTTTATTATGCAGTATGAGCTATCCTGTGTCTTATAGCTGTTTGTCATCATGCATCTACCTTCCCAATAGTGACTGTATTTTTGGTGAGAGACACAttgattttgtgtgttttgttttaaaatagtaaacACTTCGGGGTTGCCTGGGAGTGTCAGGTGGCTTCCTGATTAATCACCCACCTACATAATGTTGTTGCTATTTTAGTGTTTATGATATTTTGCTGGAGGCTTtagcagtaaattaaaaatacttaatatcTCGTGTGTGCTAATGCCTGCAAATGAATTAAGTTGCGGGCAAGCAAATAAATAGTAACTTGTGgtttattgctgtatttcattaCAAATTGTCTTACAGTACAAAAGCTCTAGTTGCTTAGACACTGCAGAAGAATCCTTACGCTTTTGCCCTTAAATCCTCCTTAGGGTCTTGGGGCTCAGGAACAAGGGAATACAGAACATATCAAGGTTCACGTGAAAAACAACATGCTGGGGTTAGGAGCAACCATCAATCACGAGGTGAGCACTAGACCTAGGTAAGAAAATGTGGCTCCCATTTCAGCTAAAGCACAACCTTTGTAATGGGACTTCAGTGAAATCTGCTGTCACTCCTGGTGGCGGTATACACCTGTGTGAACATCTCTGCAGAAACTCTTGACCTTCAGTTTAGTTACGCTCTGTTGGGTGTTTTGGGAGAAAGTGGCTATTTGGAAAGGTTACAGTGAGTACAGGAGCCTGTTCAGAGACTAGTTGCTTTCTAGCAAACCACTAAAATACTTGCTTCCTCTGTGTCTCTTCTGTAAAGACTACCTAGCTTAGCTTTatgccttctgtctttccttctggaACAGTCACCTTCCTGAGTGGAGCTCAGGTACATAGCAAAAGCAGAATTTAGTCTTAAAGGTACTGGATTCTGAGTCAACATCTCGAGTAACATTGTTGCCGGAAAATCACCTTAGTATTTCCTGCCTGCTGTTGAAAACATCTTGCCCAGACTATGACACGCAGAGCCAACAGCAGCTCAGCATTGTTTGAAGACATGCAAACAACAACCCTTATCCCTTCTGCACTTTGGAGTGACTGTAACAAGCCACTGTTAGTGTTGCCACCTGTGGAGTTTCAGAGGGTCCCTCCTGCCAAGAAGGGTTGAGTACCTGCCATTAAGTTACTTCTCAGAGTGCAGAATCTTAATACACTTTTTAGTGAAATTTCTGTTAGGACTGAAAGCTCTTGCCTTGTATTCATGTGGGTGATATTTACAGGACAGCTGGATTGCTCATCAGGATGACTTCAACCAGCTTCTGGCTGAACTGAATGATTGCCATGGACAGGGTGAAACAGGTAGGTTCATGCTTTGCTCAGTCGGATGCTGGAAGCTTAACAGGGTTTCCATTCTTCCTGTCTTAAAAGGCTAGCTGGGACCTAATCCTTTGGGCTGCTCATAGTATGGGGCTGAcaacttcccttcctccccctctccctgaaaATCAGTGGGAGCAGAAGGACGTGTCATCCATGATCATGCTAAAGTTTGTCTAATTGGATGCGTAAATCTTAGTGTGTTGTTTTTGCTCTGGGTCGGGCTCCTGTTAAAGGCTTTTTATTGAGATAGCAAACATCAACATTTTGAACTTGTGTGTTTTACCCAAGACCACAACATAGAGGAGGACCTTTTGCTGGGATGTGCTACAACAGCActtgtttctttgaaaagcagCCAGAGTGAGTATGAAAGCTCGCAACAAAAACATTCGCCATTGCAACGCGTTTGCCTTTGTTTAGCTAAGGAACTGTTGCATCTGGCTTGCATGCTCTGGTGGTTTCTTAACTGCCTACTTTTCCTGCCctcaaagaactgctttttaGCTTTTGACTCAGGgttatgcatttctgttttgaatgtgGTATAATGTGATTTTTCTAGCCGTGATGTAGAGCACACAAGTGGGGAAACTATACAGCTTCCCCAAAAGAGCTATACATAAAGTCATCTAATTTTGAAAAGCTCTTGGTGTATGTTCAGTCtgacctttgtttaaaaaatgaagtaatgctTCAACAGTGGGTGTAAGCTTACAGAAAGAACTGCACACATCAAAGCTGGTTTATCATCTCTCCTTTAGTTAGACTGGTACATCTCTCAAGTTCAGACTCTAACCGCATATCTGAACAAGTCTCTGTGGAGTGTCATTAAATCAAGAGGATCTGTTGGACAGCCTGTCCGCATGCTGCCAGTGGCAGAATTGTCACCCTAGTGAATTCAGCAAgtagagagcagaagattttctAGGAGAGGGAGggtagaaggaggaggaggaaagtcagtTACAAGAAGGATCAAATTAGTTGTTTAGGGAAAAGTTTAATTCCTTGACTCTTGTAGTTGGTGACAGTCCAGAAAATGAGGATTAAAATTCTGGATCTaaagcttaaacttttttttaattgctatgtTAGTCATCCTTGTGCACTGCAGCCCTAATTGTGATCTGAGGCCACACAGTGCTAGGTGCTGTAGTTAAAATCCTAAAGCGGTAAAATAGCATATTGTAGGGAAATGCCGAAAGTTCCTGTCTGTCTTTATGTATAAATCCTACCCAAGTCCCAACTTGAGCGATGGGAAGATCAGTTAGGTGTAACTGGTGGGAAACCTGCAAACTgatgagcagagagctgaaatgacttgcccaaggacACAGTgagtcagcacagaggcaggtTCAGTGAGCAAGGCTGACTTGTTCCTAAACCTGTGCTGTATTCCCTGGGTCATCTGTACGGATGCAAAGTGGCCCCCTAAAGCCCTATTTCTCTCTGTCATATGGAGTTATTTTTCCATGGTCTTTTTAGCAACTGTGACAAGAGATTTCCATCACTGAGGATAAATTTGGGTGCAAGTTGAAAGGTCCCAGTAGGATTCAAGTTTGGTGATTTACAGACCACAAGCATTGCTCTGAAACTTGTTTGGCTGTTGTTTAAGCTGGCAAAACTCATCCAGATAACTCTGCTTGCAGCCGTGCTCCAAGATCAAATGCTTGCCCACGGTTAACCTGTTTTGCACCAGGactccccaagtccttctctgccaagctgctctgcagcaggtcggcccccaggctgtcctgctgcatgggcttcttgctgctcagaggcaggaccctgcacttgcctttgctcagctgcaggagattgctctctgcccatctcgccagcctctcgagagccctctgaatggcagcacgaCCCTCCAGGCTGCGAGCCCCTTCTCCCGCTTCTGTAGCCTCAGCACACTTGCTGCTTTGAAAAGTGCAGGCCAAGGGCTTGTCTCCTTTCAGGCTTGCTGCGgctctgtgcagctgccttggagccacaaagagcctgcttttgtGTTGTCAGGAGACCCTCGTGCTGTATGGGATGCTCCCTGGCCACGGGCTTTCAGGCGGTGAGGCGAGCGTCTCCCCGGCAAGGCAGGGGTGAAGGCATCCCCATTTAGGAACAGGAGGTGTGCATCTGCCATTTCATGCAGCACCTGAGAGCAggtctgcagctcctgcctgacATCTTGCAATACACTCTGAGGAGAGCCAATGCAAGGGGtgaggaggaggtgggaaaacacgGCAGGATTACCTGTGCTCGCTTCCCAACCCCCCCATCATGCTGGCCTACCCCGTTGTTTCCTCTCAAGCTAGGGGCTGCCAAGAGCTCGCCCTCCTAGTTACTGCAAGCTTTGCCAGAGACCAACCCTGCTCTGCAGTTGTTTCATAGGAGTGCTTAGGGAGATGTAACTTTTTGTATATCACTGAGTATCTACTCTAGAGAGAGAAGTGTTTTGTAGGGATGTGGCCATCTCTGCTCTGCCTTGCCTGTTTGGTGGgactgaggccagagcagcctgagCTGGTACGTGACatggtgcagaggagcaggaggctTTGGGGGGAGCCTGGCACCAGCCTCCCTCGGCTGAGTGGGATTGCTGGGGCCTGAGCTGAAGCTGTGCAGGAGGGCTGTGGAAAAAAGCGGCGCTGGAAGTGAAAGAAATACCCCTTCGACAAGTCTCCAGCGTTCCCCTCCAGGCCCTCCTCCCTGGTGCCCTAGGGAGCGGGAGTGACGGCTCTTCTCTTTTGCACACCCAGAGACTTCTCCAGTGCCATGTCTCCTGGTGTCTGTCC contains:
- the LOC135325866 gene encoding PIN2/TERF1-interacting telomerase inhibitor 1-like isoform X2; this translates as MAMLAEPRRRQKWSVDPRNSAWSKDESKFGQKMLEKMGWSKGKGLGAQEQGNTEHIKVHVKNNMLGLGATINHEDSWIAHQDDFNQLLAELNDCHGQGETETSGPRLGIKVHDNLGDRSVACKTGSIKVNLGGTQKVGK
- the LOC135325866 gene encoding PIN2/TERF1-interacting telomerase inhibitor 1-like isoform X3; this translates as MAMLAEPRRRQKWSVDPRNSAWSKDESKFGQKMLEKMGWSKGKGLGAQEQGNTEHIKVHVKNNMLGLGATINHEDSWIAHQDDFNQLLAELNDCHGQGETGDPQMPQPVSGRFREGGLRMTVNLHGKRGSTAQRWGKNL
- the LOC135325866 gene encoding PIN2/TERF1-interacting telomerase inhibitor 1-like isoform X6 encodes the protein MAMLAEPRRRQKWSVDPRNSAWSKDESKFGQKMLEKMGWSKGKGLGAQEQGNTEHIKVHVKNNMLGLGATINHEDSWIAHQDDFNQLLAELNDCHGQGETGQLI
- the LOC135325866 gene encoding PIN2/TERF1-interacting telomerase inhibitor 1-like isoform X1; amino-acid sequence: MAMLAEPRRRQKWSVDPRNSAWSKDESKFGQKMLEKMGWSKGKGLGAQEQGNTEHIKVHVKNNMLGLGATINHEDSWIAHQDDFNQLLAELNDCHGQGETDHNIEEDLLLGCATTALVSLKSSQRDPQMPQPVSGRFREGGLRMTVNLHGKRGSTAQRWGKNL
- the LOC135325866 gene encoding PIN2/TERF1-interacting telomerase inhibitor 1-like isoform X4, with the translated sequence MAMLAEPRRRQKWSVDPRNSAWSKDESKFGQKMLEKMGWSKGKGLGAQEQGNTEHIKVHVKNNMLGLGATINHEDSWIAHQDDFNQLLAELNDCHGQGETGNTTEGAYPDASQSIVICSSCLGTTGKLPGAGTS
- the LOC135325866 gene encoding PIN2/TERF1-interacting telomerase inhibitor 1-like isoform X5; this encodes MAMLAEPRRRQKWSVDPRNSAWSKDESKFGQKMLEKMGWSKGKGLGAQEQGNTEHIKVHVKNNMLGLGATINHEDSWIAHQDDFNQLLAELNDCHGQGETVFSSSAQTFSGLGGDFWESCLVDGRSLQVLPRY